A stretch of DNA from Deltaproteobacteria bacterium CG11_big_fil_rev_8_21_14_0_20_42_23:
CGTAAGCAACGCAAACGCGCAAAACCTCCTGTTGATCTTCGTTTCGATTACAAAGAACCAGAAAGTTTCAGATCTTATATTACTGAGCATGGAAAAATTATTCCGCGCCGCGTAACCGGTTTGAATACGTTTCAGCAGCG
This window harbors:
- the rpsR gene encoding 30S ribosomal protein S18 produces the protein MRRKQRKRAKPPVDLRFDYKEPESFRSYITEHGKIIPRRVTGLNTFQQRQLTTAVKQARVLAFLPFTTKHISRGEV